TGGATACTTCTTCAAAGTAATCGAATGCTTCTTGAGATTTACCTTCTTTCAGTTTGGCTTTGCCCATCCAAAGCTTAGCGTCAATATCATCTGGATTCGAGGCTAATTTACCCTCGCAAATTGAGTATATTTTATCCAGTTGATTTTGGTAATACAAAACGTCCAAAGATTCTCTTTGAGAAAAAGCACTGAATGTGGACAACGAAAGGATTAAGGCAAGGGTAAAACTCTTATGCATATGGAATATTGATTGTTAGTGTAGAATTGCCTTCAATGAAAAATTGACTGAAGGCAATCCTTTGCAATATAAGCTTAAATGTTCTTGTCAAAAGCAAATTAGAACTTAAACATTAAGTTTTTTTCTTATATTTTTAGGCAAGGCATTTTTATTCAATAGTATTGAAACTGTTTTCATTTTCATGTATGCTTCAGAAAGATAAACATAACCTTCAAAGCCTTTGCCTTTGGTGCCCCAAGAGTTTTTAACTTTGTAGAATGGGTTTCCATATTGATCTTTTCCTTTTCCAGTCAAATGCATCAAATGGTCGTCAGTTGTTTCATAATTCTCATAAGCCATTTGTCTTAACTCAGGTGTAACGATTACTTCAGGAGTGTTGACTTTGAATACGCCTTCTTTTTCATCTTCATCCATATCGTCAAAATCTTTAGCCGGCAAGATTGCCATTCCTGTTTTTGCAGAGAAAAATTCTTCTGAAACGTCAGCGTCTAAAGAAATAGTATAGCCATTTTCCAAAGCATAGTCCATAACTTCCATGAGTTCGTCAAGTGGAAGGTTGTAAAACTCTCCATTGGAAAAGTTGTCCGGCACTTGAAGGACAAAGCTATCATAGAAATCTTGATGAGTGAATGATGTCAATGATATGTAGTCATCAGGATTGATATCCAAATAATCAGCAAATGACTTTGGAGTGTAGGTTTTTCCTTGGTATTCAAATTCTTGAGGAGCTTTTCCCAGATAGACATCAAGTACTGCATTGAATGCTTCAGACCATTTAGGAGTTATGGAGCCTCCTTTGTTTTCTACAACAGCGGTAAGCATTTTTTTAAGCACGTTTATCATTTCTTGGTGATTGTGCAATTCGCCAAAAGTGATGCCTGAATATGCAGATTCAGGAACAATACCATATTCTCTTATGGAGTTGATGACATCATGGCTCAAACTGCCTTCTCCAAATTGTGCCCGACCATGCTTTTTTACATATAATTCGGCTTTTTGTGGATAGACGTTTCTGACATTATACATTTCAGAAAGATTATGAACTCCCTTGCCTTTTTTTATTAGTTCGCTTTCAATGAAAGAAGTTGTTGAAAAGCTCCAGCACGTTCCCGTTTCAGCTTGGTTTTTTACTTCCGTCACTTCCAAATCAATATCTTCAGATATTTTTCTTGGATTCTCAAACTCTATCTCCGTCTGGCCAAAAGCTGAAAGAGACAAACCCAAAAAGCCTAGCGATAACAACTTGCTTAATTTGTTCATATTAATAAATTAAATTATTAAAAAATAAAAAGCTTATTCAGCATATGAATGCCAAATAAGCTTTAATATACAAAAATCTATGAAATTATACTTGCGCTTCTAAGTTGAAATGATGTAAATCTTTACCAGTAGGCGTTTCGAATATTTCAAGATCGAATGCATTCACAGAAGCGATTAGATGATCAAACACATCGGATTGAATTTTTTCATAGTTAACCCATTGAGTATCTTTTATAAAGCAATAAATTTCCAAAGGGATTCCTTGAGATGTTGGTTGCAGTTGTCTTACCATT
The Aureibacter tunicatorum DNA segment above includes these coding regions:
- a CDS encoding aminopeptidase C gives rise to the protein MNKLSKLLSLGFLGLSLSAFGQTEIEFENPRKISEDIDLEVTEVKNQAETGTCWSFSTTSFIESELIKKGKGVHNLSEMYNVRNVYPQKAELYVKKHGRAQFGEGSLSHDVINSIREYGIVPESAYSGITFGELHNHQEMINVLKKMLTAVVENKGGSITPKWSEAFNAVLDVYLGKAPQEFEYQGKTYTPKSFADYLDINPDDYISLTSFTHQDFYDSFVLQVPDNFSNGEFYNLPLDELMEVMDYALENGYTISLDADVSEEFFSAKTGMAILPAKDFDDMDEDEKEGVFKVNTPEVIVTPELRQMAYENYETTDDHLMHLTGKGKDQYGNPFYKVKNSWGTKGKGFEGYVYLSEAYMKMKTVSILLNKNALPKNIRKKLNV